ATTTGGGTGTATATCCTTCATTATTTTGATACAATCACCCAAATAAACTTTATTGACTTCCATAATTATTCCAAATCAAATAAATCACATGGTTTTATTTTAAATTGTAATTTTGTTGGGTCAGGTGTGCCACCCTTTCTCATTATAGTAATCTTCCCTAAGTACAGGCTTCCCTTTGGTGATATTCTAACATCTCCATATCCAAAAAAATTCTTTGGTGATATTCTAACATCTCCATATCCAAAAAAATTCATAGCTGTATTTATATCTTTAAGTGTCCATCTTGTAGTGCCATCTGCCTTGTTATATCTTGTGACCAGCATCCAATTGACTGATAACCCACCCCGCCCTTTAAGAATATCACTAACTACAAGGATTTTATTTTCTGTAAAGAAGTTAATAATTTTGTTCCTTAGATATTCAGGAAGCTCATCGAGAAACAATCTACGCCTATCCCTTAGTTGTCTGTCCCCTCTAATATCTGGATAATCCTTTGGGGTAAGTTCTCCTGTAAAAAGCCTTAATCGAAAAGCTATCTCGTTATCAAATCCCCATATCTCCTGATATGAACTTACCCATCTTTTATCTACCTGATTAAAATTCGCATCTGAATTTGCTTTCTTAAGGGATAGATTTTCTACCTTAATTATTTTGCCAATGGTAATTATGATTCTTATTTGAACATCCGCCGCCTTTTTAAACCGCAACAGACTTTCAAAATCGGTATCCTGTAGCTTCAATCGCTCTATGTCGGTTTTTTTAAATCTTGTTGGGATATGAATCGCTTTTACAGAATTAATCTGCTTAAGGTTATATCCCATAATTTTAAGCCACTGTTGTGCCTCGTTGTCATTTTTCCAATTGTTAAATTTTTCACAAATAGCCTGCTCATTCGCAAAACCACCTTTTGCAGTCTGTGAACCAAGCTCAAAAGTTGTCATGCCACCTATATCTCCCTTCCCACTGCCTTTGCAATAGGTTTAAGCTCTGCCATGAGCTTCTTGAACACATCGGGCTTAAGGGACTGCTCTCCATCCGAAAGTGCCTCCTCGGGGTTTGTGTGGACCTCGATAAGAAGTCCGTCTGCACCTGCGGCAATAGATGCCTTTGACATTGGCATGACTAAGTCCCATTTTCCAACTCCGTGGCTTGGGTCAACAATAACCGGAAGGTGTGTGATCTGTTTAAGAACAGGGATAGCACTTATATCGAGCGTGTTTCTCGTTGCAGTCTCAAATGTTCTTATGCCTCTTTCGCAGAGAATGACATTATGATTTCCTCCTGACATTATGTATTCTGCGGACATAAGCCACTCTTTAATGGTTGCAGAAAGACCCCTTTTCAGAAGCACAGGTTTTCTGCTTAAGCCCACCTCGAGGAGCAATCTGAAGTTCTGCATATTCCTTGTCCCTATCTGTATGACATCGGCATACCTTTCGATGACATCCATGTCTCTTGGGTCCATAATCTCCGTGACAACAGGCAGTCCTGTTTTTTTACTTGCCTCCTTGAGGTATCTAAGACCTTCCACTCCAAGACCCTGAAAGGAATAAGGCGAAGTCCTCGGCTTATAAGCACCTCCCCTTATAAAATTTGCACCTGCCTGCTTAACCTTAACTGCAATGTCCAGCATCCTTGTCCTGCTTTCCACTGCACATGGGCCTGCTATAACGCAAAGTCTCTTTCCTCCAATAACCTTATCCTTAACCTTTATAGTCGTGGGAGTCTTTTTAAAATCCCTGCTTGCAAGCTTATATGGCTTGAGGATTCTCATTACCTCCTCGACTCCATCCATAACCCTTATTGCATCCTCTTCCTCCTCTGTAACCTTTGCAGTGTCTCCTATGACTCCTATGATTACCCTTTCAGTGCCCTTTGAGATATTTGCCTTAAGCCCCCTCGATGCGAGCCTTTTTACGATGTGTTTGATATTTGCATCAGTGGCATCGGGCTTTAAAACTATTATGTCCATACATTCCTCCGCATAATTTTTTTAAGTGCTAAGATTAGTTTTTTATTTTCCTTTGGAAGCCCTATAGTAACCCTTATGGCATCTCTACCCATAGGTCTTACTATAACTCCTTCTTTTAAAAGCGACTGATAAATCGCCTCCGAATTCCCTTCAACGATAACATAGATAAAATTTGCTTCAGGCGCCTTTATCATCAATCTTCGCAGGGATAAGAGCCAAGAACCTTGAGGAAAAGACATTCCTTTTTCATCTCCCCGATTGCCTTTTTGAGCTTTTTATCCTCGATATGCCCTTCCATATCCACAAAGAATATGTATTCCCATGCCTTTCTCTTTGAGGGTCGGGATTCTATCTTTGTGAGGTTTATCTTAGCCCTTTTAAAAGGCGTAAGTATGTCATAAAGAGCACCGGGCCTGTCCTTAACGGAAAACATGATGGATGTCTTGTCCCTATTAGTTTTAGGCGAGGAGTCCTTTGATATGACTAAAAACCGTGTAAA
The window above is part of the Nitrospirota bacterium genome. Proteins encoded here:
- a CDS encoding type II restriction endonuclease, whose translation is MTTFELGSQTAKGGFANEQAICEKFNNWKNDNEAQQWLKIMGYNLKQINSVKAIHIPTRFKKTDIERLKLQDTDFESLLRFKKAADVQIRIIITIGKIIKVENLSLKKANSDANFNQVDKRWVSSYQEIWGFDNEIAFRLRLFTGELTPKDYPDIRGDRQLRDRRRLFLDELPEYLRNKIINFFTENKILVVSDILKGRGGLSVNWMLVTRYNKADGTTRWTLKDINTAMNFFGYGDVRISPKNFFGYGDVRISPKGSLYLGKITIMRKGGTPDPTKLQFKIKPCDLFDLE
- the aroF gene encoding 3-deoxy-7-phosphoheptulonate synthase, which gives rise to MDIIVLKPDATDANIKHIVKRLASRGLKANISKGTERVIIGVIGDTAKVTEEEEDAIRVMDGVEEVMRILKPYKLASRDFKKTPTTIKVKDKVIGGKRLCVIAGPCAVESRTRMLDIAVKVKQAGANFIRGGAYKPRTSPYSFQGLGVEGLRYLKEASKKTGLPVVTEIMDPRDMDVIERYADVIQIGTRNMQNFRLLLEVGLSRKPVLLKRGLSATIKEWLMSAEYIMSGGNHNVILCERGIRTFETATRNTLDISAIPVLKQITHLPVIVDPSHGVGKWDLVMPMSKASIAAGADGLLIEVHTNPEEALSDGEQSLKPDVFKKLMAELKPIAKAVGREI